A window from Pichia kudriavzevii chromosome 5, complete sequence encodes these proteins:
- a CDS encoding uncharacterized protein (PKUD0E01600; similar to Saccharomyces cerevisiae YFR037C (RSC8); ancestral locus Anc_7.204) has translation MSVAPETSTAEKNQASVENTQADLYAQANIYLAKQTKPVIIPSFAKWFDMNGIHQIEKNSLPDFFSSQSNSKYKNAEIYKNVRDFIINAYRLNPIEYLTLTAIRRNIAMDVGSLMRIYGFLSKWGLINYQIDPKTKSFTMGPQFTGHFQITLDKPNGFALQMNERAVSAEGDNGSADGDNVSTHNVNDVNGEGKSVVTAVMNEDEPATKKQKISNSVTPDVKLNLQLRKNVYDSASDAFVLQDTNNNSNNAKQVKRVYCSITGNDITETKYHNLKNKSNISQECFENSQFEDFFKSTDYVKLDKTVLNNTNKPWSNNEVLLLLEGIEMFGDDWNSISGHVGSRPKDQCISKFIQLPIEDAYLFKHISKSSYVEYLKKLKENKTIDLSSILEKLATGNNLSITSTTTTSTTTTLDLHNDNSNNNKIDATNIQKHAQSEIANQDKIISSILKLSLRKFELKLQGFMNLESRISEQEKFIESEKENLILDKMKVKKQCVRVRQELQKASEIIQSVQNMDPITPENIDSVVVEALAHLDRVVAEIKYDPTVTTNVSSLNAAALENNKTAEVSTETQKVEEFEKPISIVEPKLYTMWSA, from the coding sequence ATGTCAGTTGCTCCAGAAACGTCGAcagcagaaaaaaatcaggCATCTGTAGAAAACACACAAGCAGATCTGTACGCTCAAGCAAACATTTATCTTGCTAAGCAGACAAAACCAGTGATAATTCCATCATTTGCCAAATGGTTTGATATGAATGGAATTCACCAAATAGAGAAGAATTCTTTACCTGATTTCTTTTCGTCTCAATCTAATTCCAAGTACAAGAATGCAGAAATTTACAAGAATGTTAGggatttcatcattaatGCTTATAGGTTGAATCCAATTGAATACTTAACGCTCACTGCCATCAGAAGAAATATTGCCATGGACGTAGGCTCACTTATGAGAATCTATGGATTTCTATCTAAATGGGGTTTGATTAATTACCAAATTGATCCTAAAACTAAGAGTTTCACTATGGGTCCTCAGTTTACTGGACACTTTCAAATCACTTTAGACAAACCAAATGGGTTTGCCTTACAAATGAATGAACGTGCAGTTAGTGCGGAAGGAGACAATGGCAGTGCTGATGGGGATAATGTTAGCACGCATAATGTCAATGATGTAAACGGTGAAGGTAAATCTGTGGTCACAGCAGTGATGAATGAAGATGAGCCAGCCActaaaaaacaaaagatttcAAACAGTGTTACACCTGATGTTAAGTTAAACTTacaattgagaaaaaatgtTTATGATTCCGCAAGCGATGCATTTGTTTTACAAGATACTAATAACAATTCAAATAATGCCAAACAGGTCAAAAGAGTCTATTGTTCAATCACTGGTAATGACATTACGGAAACTAAATACCACaatttaaagaataaatcaaatattTCACAGGAGTGTTTTGAGAATTCccaatttgaagatttcttTAAAAGCACAGATTATGTTAAACTGGACAAAACTGTCTTAAATAATACCAATAAACCATGGAGTAACAATGAGGTATTACTTTTGCTTGAAGGTATTGAGATGTTTGGTGATGATTGGAATTCAATTTCCGGGCATGTTGGTTCAAGACCTAAAGATCAGTGTATCTCGAAATTCATCCAATTACCAATTGAGGATGCCTATTTGTTCAAGCATATCTCCAAATCTTCTTATGTCgaatacttgaaaaaattaaaagaaaataaaaccaTTGATTTGTCGTCCATATTAGAGAAGCTAGCAACGGGCAACAATTTATCCATTACATCAACCACTACAACTTCTACTACAACCACCCTTGATTTGCATAATGATAatagcaacaacaataagATTGATGCCACTAATATCCAGAAACATGCTCAATCAGAAATTGCAAACCAAGATAAAATTATAAGTTCTATTCTCAAGTTGTCCTTGCGCAAGTTCGAACTCAAGCTACAGGGATTTatgaatttggaatcaCGTATAAGTGAACAAGAGAAATTCATTGAGtctgaaaaggaaaacctGATTCTAGATAAAATGAAAGTTAAGAAACAGTGTGTAAGAGTTCGACAAGAACTACAAAAGGCTTCTGAAATTATCCAATCTGTTCAAAACATGGACCCCATTACCCCTGAAAACATCGATTCAGTTGTCGTTGAAGCTCTGGCACACCTTGATCGTGTTGTTGCAGAGATTAAATATGATCCAACTGTTACTACAAACGTGAGCTCCTTGAATGCTGCTGCTCTcgaaaacaataaaactGCTGAAGTGTCTACTGAAACTCAGAAAGTCgaagagtttgaaaaaccTATTAGTATTGTCGAGCCTAAACTGTATACTATGTGGAGTGCATGA
- a CDS encoding uncharacterized protein (PKUD0E01610; similar to Saccharomyces cerevisiae YFR038W (IRC5); ancestral locus Anc_7.205) codes for MEDIEGEDISLASLLSKEYSDNKTEGYSESSASKVEKFDKSKLKKLQVLIDQSKAFSQIISSSLVQQTAGKNADDNDDDDTKEPLKKKQKTTDNLETNTKVLDTYGQPKSLVGVTLKEHQIHGMNWLISMYENGLNGILADEMGLGKTVQTISLLCFLLEQGIQGPFLIVSPLSVVSNWCSELSSFAPKLSYVSYVGSKDHRQKLRRKSLRKFNVVVTSYEISLIDFPYLKNISWSYLVVDEGHRLKNANCMLFSKLKSLNVSNRLLLTGTPLQNNLAELWSLLNFILPDVFHDFATFQSYFNFSEFENLANESNPSDRESKEAFSSLVSMEIRKALVDNLHTILKPFILRRLKKDVLRLPPKREYIIYSSLSPLQSTLYSQLLDSQVNFRGILLETFFPLYIKYNFPKLLKYADSYLGYRKDEKTDFYWDAPTAASLSEHYDFVQSQLRVKRISNPLMQLRQLCDSPYHYFFPWNDDTKLNYDLILNTSKLQSLDSLIPRLLKDNPNQKILLFSQFKSTIDLLRAYFEEHPNSKHGKSSVFPVKTCTITGSSSKLERDEAVETFTNDPEHKVFLLSTRAANLGLNLTAATTVILYDSDLNPMVDIQAIARVHRIGQKNPCIVYRLATRATVEEAIWERVIKKRVLEGIVIETGEFNGSDAWKTHSNKTTPRKESVLSSLLNFYSSKTSNSTLNNFKDPKLRDSCLESNELNKEELNEITSHDLEKYKDNRVLDEVNMHHIKLLSETDITGQNGLDGGIM; via the coding sequence ATGGAGGATATAGAAGGTGAAGATATTTCCTTGGCATCACTTCTTTCTAAGGAATACTCGGATAACAAAACTGAAGGTTATAGTGAATCTTCAGCAtctaaagttgaaaaattcgATAAATCAAAGTTAAAGAAATTACAAGTGTTGATAGACCAATCTAAAGCGTTTTCACAGATCATTTCCTCTTCACTAGTTCAGCAGACAGCTGGCAAAAATGCcgatgataatgatgatgatgatactAAGGAACcgttgaaaaagaaacagaaaaccACAGATAATCTTGAGACAAACACCAAAGTATTAGATACTTATGGTCAGCCAAAGTCGCTAGTTGGAGTAACGCTTAAGGAGCACCAGATACATGGTATGAACTGGCTTATTTCCATGTACGAGAATGGCCTCAATGGGATTTTAGCTGATGAGATGGGTTTAGGTAAAACTGTTCAAACGATATCACTCTTGTGTTTTTTGTTAGAACAAGGAATACAAGGACCGTTTCTCATTGTATCGCCTTTGAGTGTTGTATCGAATTGGTGCTCGGAGTTATCAAGTTTTGCTCCCAAGCTCTCTTATGTTTCCTATGTGGGGTCTAAGGACCATAGACAAAAattaagaagaaaatcattaagaaaattcaatgttGTTGTAACATCCTACGAAATTTCATTAATTGATTTTCCTtatctgaaaaatatttcGTGGTCTTATCtcgttgttgatgaaggtCATAGACTAAAGAATGCAAACTGCATGCTATTctcaaaattaaaatctttgaatgtTTCAAATAGACTCTTGTTGACAGGCACCCCCCTACAAAACAATCTTGCCGAGCTTTGGTCTTTGCTGAATTTTATTCTACCAGACGTTTTTCATGATTTTGCTACATTTCAAAGttatttcaatttttctgAATTTGAGAATCTAGCCAACGAGTCAAATCCAAGTGACAGAGAATCCAAAGAGGCTTTCAGTTCATTAGTATCAATGGAAATCAGGAAAGCATTAGTCGATAACCTCCATACTATATTGAAGCCCTTTATCTTGAGACGATTGAAAAAAGATGTGTTGAGGCTACCTCCGAAGAGAGAATACATAATATACTCCTCTTTATCACCACTTCAGTCAACACTATATTCTCAACTATTAGATTCGCAGGTTAATTTTCGTGGCATTTTACTAGAAACATTCTTCCCGCTGTACATCAAATATAATTTTCCTAAATTGCTAAAGTATGCAGATAGTTATTTAGGTTACAGGAAAGATGAGAAAACTGATTTCTATTGGGACGCTCCTACAGCCGCATCTTTATCGGAGCACTACGATTTTGTACAGTCACAGCTAAGAGTAAAACGTATTTCCAATCCTCTAATGCAGTTAAGACAACTATGTGATTCTCCTTACCATTACTTTTTTCCTTGGAATGACGATACTAAATTAAACTATGACCTGATTTTGAACACATCGAAATTACAATCACTTGATTCATTAATCCCTCGATTATTGAAAGATAATCCTAATCAGAAAATCTTGTTGTTTAGTCAATTCAAAAGCACGATAGATTTACTGAGAGCATATTTCGAGGAGCATCCAAACAGTAAACACGGTAAGTCATCGGTGTTTCCTGTGAAAACTTGTACCATAACTGGATCATCCTCTAAATTGGAGAGAGACGAGGCTGTCGAGACATTTACTAATGATCCAGAGCATAAAGTGTTTTTGTTATCTACAAGAGCTGCAAACTTAGGCTTAAACTTGACTGCTGCAACAACCGTAATATTGTATGACTCCGACTTGAATCCAATGGTAGATATACAGGCTATAGCAAGAGTCCACAGAATAGGGCAAAAAAATCCATGTATTGTTTACAGGTTGGCTACTCGGGCCACTGTAGAAGAAGCTATATGGGAGCGAGttataaagaaaagggTATTAGAAGGTATCGTTATTGAAACTGGAGAGTTTAACGGTTCTGATGCATGGAAAACGCATTCGAATAAGACAACACCCAGAAAGGAATCAGTTTTGAGctctttgttgaatttttacAGTTCCAAAACATCTAACTCCACTCTTAACAATTTCAAGGACCCAAAATTAAGAGATTCTTGTTTAGAATCCAACGAACTTAATAAGGAAGAGCTCAACGAAATAACATCCCACGACTTAgagaaatacaaagatAATAGAGTACTCGATGAAGTAAATATGCACCATATAAAGCTACTATCCGAGACCGACATAACAGGTCAAAATGGTTTGGATGGCGGCATTATGtag
- a CDS encoding uncharacterized protein (PKUD0E01620; similar to Saccharomyces cerevisiae YKL171W (NNK1); ancestral locus Anc_1.178) produces the protein MENTFPYDRPEKSGSNYSFLSSTNLIYREQLPPHYSLPTLVPRYSPELRGLNNIDNEEQIPDINFRDAFPKFDIDLSQYYPIDTGEKNQKLRKTYSENELSKYDSKNGRRKSMNANLEGSLVSCGEDKDLTFKVPRNIIKLNKEGIFDEYIPNFADFNLGKFGIYENAISGEDNEWDINQFSIEKQDNGLVQKHDLISEDGSELSQQVTGSFREVIHNGDASTTEFVTHRTKPIEIGHIKPDNETEYFEVTEEFFHRAASPERESDRFVISSIPKHFQSLSFSYRKQMLFDLLPENLKNDVDYRNHITKILRKNSCTSLSNSSISSMFTPSKAYPNQIEPNTNEMGSILMDNWKVGRVINRGRFGIVRECFNINDGKDIKAVKVIPIQKNVKLLRKFQSEVIIWSRLHHPSCVPLLDLKFTSNNLFLLMPLYDEGSLFDKVKDWENRSICVNERFSVTISYLRGITESLKFIHSVGIHHGDIKLENYVLHKGVPKLCDFGMANYDLNYSPDFSIPVHLGEKIHTEIKRVVDSFSAENLSKIILSSASTDTLTNLRRDRSFNPSSSDHYLEIGNRVRITSSENLYGQESNIGSLPYAAPELLQPCPIASDRKADIWAFGIMSFALVTLKLPFWHVYEPRLKLKILDGNWESEEWKSLILAFPELIGIDGLIRRCLVDRETRCDINDILDILSIL, from the coding sequence ATGGAGAACACTTTTCCCTATGACAGACCAGAGAAGTCTGGATCTAATTATTCGTTTTTGTCGTCGACGAATCTGATTTATCGAGAACAATTACCTCCTCACTACAGCTTGCCAACATTGGTGCCTCGCTATTCTCCAGAATTGAGAGGACTAAACAACATAGATAATGAAGAACAGATCCCCGATATAAACTTTCGAGACGCATTTCCGAAGTTTGATATTGATCTTTCTCAGTACTATCCAATTGATACGGGGgagaagaatcaaaaattgaggaaaacaTACTCTGAAAATGAATTATCTAAATACGACTCTAAGAATGGTAGAAGAAAATCGATGAACGCTAATTTAGAAGGTTCTTTGGTATCCTGTGGGGAAGATAAAGACTTGACATTCAAAGTACCCAGAAATATCATAAAATTAAACAAGGAAGGAATCTTTGATGAGTATATTCCAAACTTTGCGGATTTTAATTTGGGTAAATTTGGCATATATGAGAATGCAATCTCGGGCGAGGACAATGAGTGGGACATTAATCAGTTTAGTATTGAAAAACAGGACAATGGCCTTGTGCAGAAGCACGATCTAATTTCTGAAGATGGGTCTGAACTAAGCCAGCAAGTTACTGGATCTTTTAGAGAAGTAATTCATAATGGCGACGCCTCTACTACCGAGTTTGTAACACACAGAACCAAACCTATTGAAATCGGCCACATCAAGCCCGATAATGAAACTGAGTACTTTGAGGTCACAGAAGAATTCTTCCATAGAGCAGCTTCACCTGAGAGAGAAAGTGATCGCTTTGTAATTTCGAGTATACCCAAACATTTCCAAAGTTTGTCATTCAGCTATAGGAAACAGATGCTATTTGACTTATTACCCGAGAATCTAAAGAACGATGTAGACTATCGCAACCATATTACCAAAATTTTGAGGAAGAATTCGTGTACTTCATTGTCAAACAGTTCTATCTCTTCCATGTTTACACCAAGTAAAGCCTATCCGAACCAGATAGAACCAAACACAAACGAAATGGGTTCAATATTAATGGATAACTGGAAAGTTGGAAGAGTCATTAATAGAGGGAGGTTTGGCATTGTAAGAGAGTGTTTTAACATTAATGATGGTAAAGACATCAAGGCAGTTAAGGTGATACCcattcaaaaaaatgtgaAACTGTTGAGAAAGTTTCAGTCTGAAGTGATTATTTGGTCTAGACTTCACCATCCCAGCTGTGTTCCATTGTTGGATCTTAAATTCACTTCAAATAATTTGTTTCTCCTGATGCCTCTATATGATGAAGGttctttatttgataaGGTTAAGGATTGGGAGAATCGTTCCATTTGTGTTAATGAACGGTTTTCAGTGACTATTTCCTACTTAAGAGGAATTACGGAATCTCTAAAGTTTATTCACAGTGTAGGGATTCATCATGGTGATATAAAACTAGAAAATTACGTATTGCATAAAGGTGTCCCAAAATTATGTGACTTTGGAATGGCCAATTACGACTTAAATTATTCTCCGGACTTTTCCATTCCAGTACATTTAggtgaaaaaattcatacTGAAATCAAGCGTGTGGTAGACTCGTTTTCAGCAGAAAACCTGTCCAAGATAATTTTAAGTAGTGCCTCGACAGATACTTTAACTAACTTGAGACGGGATCGCAGCTTCAACCCCAGCTCAAGTGATCACTATCTCGAAATTGGCAATAGAGTTCGAATCACATCAAGTGAAAATCTGTATGGACAGGAGAGTAACATTGGTTCCTTGCCTTATGCTGCTCCGgagcttcttcaaccatGTCCTATAGCTTCGGATCGGAAGGCAGATATTTGGGCATTCGGAATTATGAGTTTTGCGCTGGTGACTTTAAAGCTACCCTTCTGGCATGTTTACGAGCCTAGGTTGAAACTCAAAATCTTGGATGGCAATTGGGAATCTGAAGAATGGAAAAGCCTTATTTTAGCTTTTCCAGAGCTAATAGGTATCGATGGGTTAATTAGAAGGTGTTTGGTGGATCGTGAAACAAGATGCGATATTAATGATATACTAGATATCCTTAGTATTCTGTGA
- a CDS encoding uncharacterized protein (PKUD0E01630; similar to Saccharomyces cerevisiae YJL041W (NSP1); ancestral locus Anc_5.260): protein MSFNFGGANNTANSGNNSSPFNFGSSNNANSTNPSSTPKFGGFGNANATNNPVNPASGFNFGSASSTSGSSAAPTSFSFGKTQSGASTTTPSFGSFGSLGSTTQGKQGTQVGSANVSGDSKPAFSFGSSNNTLPLNTTSSTNKSTLFGGTASNTGIAENKPSFSLGTNPASSTSSSAANPTTAASSGFSFGTGSTKPSETNKPVGGLFGGASATSSTAQPSSGSTVPSFNLAAAAKPSETTSLTNDSKASTGGFSFGGKPTDPSGSKAFSFGSTSTPTSNSVSTEPKPAIGGFSFGAKPAEKKDEAKPASGGFSFGAKPAEKKDEAKPASGGFSFGAKPAEKKDEAKPASGGFSFGAKPAEKKDEAKPASGGFSFGAKPAEKKDETKLTDVTKSNEKKVTFETSTTGTDKAPVKLEDFKPQPLSIMNKNMEDLITKWTNQLSLSSKTFESYSEKINEWDRTLVKSSDAVSKLYNDTIQCEQKQEKIDQTLAYIEKQQDELDRLLTSYEKQSDKLLASIEKSAAVPGNSLSNINNKETNDESREKAYKLAEMLESRLDSLGANFSSLVGEVNEVSDNFNKSLLSSEAPEDGEQTLNDILKLLNNHMESLNWISENEKNLKAKLEKLSVSK, encoded by the exons ATGT CATTTAACTTTGGAGGTGCAAACAACACAGCAAACTCAGGTAATAACAGTTCCCCTTTCAACTTTGGGTCAAGCAACAATGCAAACAGCACGaatccttcttcaacaccTAAATTTGGTGGGTTTGGAAATGCAAATGCTACTAACAACCCAGTAAACCCAGCGTCAGGCTTTAATTTTGGTTCCGCCTCTTCAACTTCCGGTTCCTCAGCAGCTCCAACATCCTTCTCGTTTGGGAAGACGCAATCTGGTGCCTCAACAACTACACCTTCGTTTGGAAGTTTTGGTAGCTTGGGCTCAACCACACAAGGTAAACAAGGAACGCAAGTTGGGTCTGCGAATGTTTCAGGTGATTCAAAACCTGCATTCTCATTTGGGTCTAGTAACAACACATTACCTTTAAATACGACTTCCTCAACAAATAAATCGACACTATTTGGTGGAACAGCATCAAATACAGGAATAGCTGAAAACAAACCTAGTTTTTCCTTGGGAACGAACCCAGCGTCTTCCACTTCATCCTCAGCAGCAAATCCAACAACGGCTGCGTCATCaggattttcatttggaaCAGGCAGTACCAAGCCATCAGAAACCAATAAACCAGTAGGGGGATTATTTGGAGGTGCGTCGGCTACGTCATCTACGGCACAACCGTCCAGTGGATCAACTGTGCCGTCTTTTAATTTAGCAGCAGCAGCTAAGCCTTCTGAAACGACTTCATTAACTAATGATTCTAAAGCATCTACAGGgggattttcatttggagGCAAGCCTACAGACCCATCTGGATCTAAagcattttcatttggttcTACGtcaacaccaacatcaaattcagTAAGTACAGAACCTAAACCAGCTATTGgtggattttcatttggtgCAAAGCCAGCGGAAAAGAAGGACGAAGCTAAACCAGCTAGTGgtggattttcatttggtgCAAAGCCAGCGGAGAAGAAGGACGAAGCCAAACCAGCTAGCGgtggattttcatttggtgCAAAGCCAGCGGAGAAGAAGGACGAAGCCAAACCAGCTAGCGgtggattttcatttggtgCAAAGCCAGCGGAGAAGAAGGATGAAGCCAAACCAGCTAGCGgtggattttcatttggtgCAAAGCCAGCGGAGAAGAAGGACGAAACTAAATTAACGGACGTGACTAAAAGCAACGAAAAGAAAGTTACGTTTGAAACATCAACCACCGGTACTGATAAAGCACCTGTTAAATTAGAGGACTTTAAACCGCAACCTCTATCTATAATGAACAAAAATATGGAAGATTTAATTACAAAATGGACAAACCAACTGTctttatcatcaaaaacttttgaatCATAcagtgaaaaaataaatgagTGGGATAGAACTCTTGTCAAATCATCCGATGCTGTTTCTAAGTTATACAACGACACCATTCAATGTGAACAAAAGCAAGAGAAAATAGATCAAACTCTTGCTTACATCGAAAAGCAGCAAGATGAATTAGATCGCCTACTTACCTCTTATGAGAAACAATCAGACAAGTTATTAGCTTCCATAGAAAAATCTGCTGCAGTTCCAGGGAATTCTTTATCTAACATTAATAATAAGGAGACTAACGATGAGTCAAGAGAAAAGGCTTACAAATTAGCAGAAATGTTGGAAAGTAGGCTAGATTCATTAGGTGCTAATTTTTCCTCTCTCGTTGGTGAAGTTAATGAAGTTAGTGataatttcaataaatccTTACTTAGTTCAGAAGCCCCAGAAGATGGAGAACAGACTCTTAACGATATTCTTAAGTTACTCAACAACCATATGGAGTCTTTGAACTGGATTTCTGAAAACGAAAAGAATCTGAAAGCAAAACTCGAAAAGTTATCAGTGTCTAAGTAG
- a CDS encoding uncharacterized protein (PKUD0E01640; similar to Saccharomyces cerevisiae YJL044C (GYP6); ancestral locus Anc_5.258), whose translation MNATGKTSLAKREDTLHQTLKMSADVGHCKHTSDESFPAKQNIARTSDQVNRIKEVLGLFPSRPSLASSVLSAYHVKKLSGKVPFCRTLLWKTSLLHIDITHMKNGNSVMPFFDMTNLKGQRELYETLVTNIGIPWHLLPKDSLYYREIKDDVFGGNDVEEDLCNLKLDGQSTVHMRKTKLKSQPVPSDEDPLRKPSLESFEDKEESDVNILQIIISDVERLFPEHPHMFIEDTKNKKMIIEILYRYTKWSNHLRESKGDKKIGYVQGMHELCGIIHAVLKVELLTENEKVGNTDATIKNYDLSVEREDTHVSEGKLENEATTNSFESKLEEQIKYFLSEKYFAHDVFAMFKELTLPLLDKYFTSSGIVRESIFFDLKLHHLDLGSANRPGLATSLRESHIESQLWLTRWFRMLLTREVGLAYAVRIWDGLIAYSCAGAQANTTENENDVSTLIPYIVILLILRVRSVLLSSMVPSLKEILEAYGEEKEPLSVLLHYPFDDQEIQSPRSASPDPDDENVDSSITSYRLSKDIRYSKSYKELKRMLKIPKMPSSVTLLSDAILLCGKTDAELNEMGPLLTKKYARDDVYDVLKLVEKDKLSSASFFDGVLKRTKSWKIAPSSSSSGHSAVSSSASNGVDSNRTRLETRLQQRVHDRLRN comes from the coding sequence ATGAATGCTACAGGAAAGACGAGTTTAGCCAAGAGGGAGGATACCTTACACCAAACGCTAAAAATGTCCGCCGATGTTGGGCATTGCAAGCACACGTCTGATGAATCATTTCCAGCAAAGCAAAACATAGCACGTACATCTGACCAAGTTAATCGAATCAAAGAGGTGCTTGGATTATTCCCATCAAGACCATCTCTTGCATCCTCGGTTTTGTCAGCATATCATGTCAAAAAGTTATCTGGAAAGGTACCTTTTTGTAGAACTTTGCTATGGAAGACTTCATTGCTTCACATTGATATAACTCACATGAAAAATGGCAATTCTGTAATGCCTTTTTTCGACATGACCAATTTGAAAGGTCAGCGTGAATTATATGAAACCTTGGTTACTAATATTGGCATTCCTTGGCATCTCTTACCGAAAGATTCGTTGTATTACAGGGAAATTAAAGATGATGTGTTTGGTGGTAACGATGTCGAAGAGGATCTCTGTAATCTAAAATTAGATGGCCAGAGTACCGTTCACATgcgaaaaacaaaattaaaatcTCAACCAGTTCCTTCAGACGAAGATCCTCTTAGAAAGCcatctttggaaagttTTGAAGATAAGGAGGAGTCGGACGTCAATATCCTACAAATTATAATCAGtgatgttgaaagattatTTCCTGAACATCCCCATATGTTCATCGAGgatacaaaaaataaaaaaatgattATTGAAATCCTATACCGGTATACAAAGTGGAGTAACCATCTGAGGGAATCTAAAGgagataaaaaaattggatatGTCCAAGGTATGCATGAGTTATGTGGTATTATTCACGCTGTTTTGAAAGTTGAGCTCCTTACAGAAAATGAGAAGGTAGGTAATACAGATGCAACTATCAAAAACTATGATTTGAGCGTTGAGCGAGAGGACACGCATGTTTCAGAGGGGAAACTCGAAAATGAGGCTACAACGAACAGTTTTGAGTCTAAGTTGGAAGAACAAATCAAATACTTTCTTAGTGAAAAGTATTTTGCTCATGATGTCTTTGCAatgttcaaagaattgaCTCTACCGTTGTTGGACAAGTACTTCACCTCATCTGGAATTGTTAGAGAGAgcatattttttgatttaaagCTACATCATCTGGATTTAGGATCCGCCAACCGGCCTGGTTTGGCCACTTCTTTACGTGAATCCCATATAGAATCACAATTATGGTTAACGAGATGGTTCAGAATGCTTCTAACACGAGAAGTTGGGCTTGCATACGCCGTTAGAATTTGGGATGGTTTGATTGCGTACTCCTGTGCCGGAGCACAGGCAAACACCACCGAAAATGAAAACGATGTGTCCACGTTGATTCCCTACATTGTAATTCTATTGATTTTAAGGGTGCGTTCGGTTTTGCTGTCTTCAATGGTCCCTAGCTTGAAGGAGATTTTGGAGGCATATGGAGAGGAGAAAGAACCTCTATCAGTACTCCTTCATTACCCCTTCGATGATCAGGAAATTCAATCCCCTAGGTCTGCTTCGCCAGATCCTGATGACGAAAATGTGGACAGTAGTATTACTTCATATCGTTTATCAAAGGACATCAGGTACTCCAAAAGCTACAAGGAGCTGAAAAGAATGCTTAAAATCCCCAAAATGCCCTCATCAGTAACTTTGCTCTCGGACGCTATACTTCTTTGTGGGAAAACAGATGCAGAGTTAAATGAAATGGGGCCATTGCTAACTAAAAAGTACGCTAGAGATGATGTTTATGATGTTTTGaaacttgttgaaaaagacaAGTTATCATCAGCAtctttttttgatggaGTGCTGAAAAGAACTAAATCTTGGAAAATTGCgccttcatcatcatcgtcgGGACATTCGGCAGTTTCATCTTCTGCTTCAAATGGGGTTGATTCAAATAGAACAAGGTTGGAAACAAGATTACAACAACGTGTACATGATCGATTGAGGAATTGA